The following are from one region of the Methanobacterium veterum genome:
- a CDS encoding GNAT family N-acetyltransferase → MEDLKIRSALEEDFVEIADLAENCSPMETERNSIYHIFTKFFRSTSFVAELPSGELGGFLLGFLSQENPEDAYIHLLCVDPKMRGRHIGRKLVEKFTEEAALKKCKKIYLITKPVNWNSISFYKKLGFLEDKSQETINILGTNAVKNYNGMGQHMVVFYKLIG, encoded by the coding sequence ATGGAAGATCTTAAAATAAGAAGCGCATTAGAAGAAGATTTTGTTGAAATAGCTGATCTGGCAGAAAACTGCAGTCCGATGGAAACTGAAAGGAACTCTATTTACCATATATTTACTAAATTTTTTAGAAGCACATCTTTTGTGGCCGAGTTACCCTCAGGAGAACTAGGTGGATTTCTTTTAGGATTCCTATCTCAGGAAAATCCTGAAGACGCATACATCCATCTTTTATGTGTTGACCCGAAAATGAGGGGCAGACATATTGGAAGGAAACTGGTAGAAAAGTTCACTGAAGAAGCAGCTTTAAAAAAATGTAAAAAGATTTATCTAATTACAAAGCCTGTAAACTGGAATTCTATATCTTTTTATAAAAAACTAGGATTTTTGGAAGACAAGAGCCAGGAAACTATAAATATTTTGGGTACAAACGCTGTTAAAAATTATAACGGTATGGGACAGCATATGGTTGTTTTTTATAAATTAATAGGTTGA
- a CDS encoding MBL fold metallo-hydrolase, translating to MKITVLTENTKLENSDLIAEHGISLFIEKDGYNILFDTGGPQESAIKNASRLGIDLGKVDAVIISHGHDDHTGGLLKFFQINDKAPVYLKKEALGSYYSKRPEGEKYIGIDSKIVEKYTERLYFIDKTVEIAKNVFIVPNIHKKFSVPSSNSVLFEKVNGKLVKDNFKHESFMVIKNDNKIIVLTGCGHSGIKNIINTAKEAFPDKKIGNVIGGFHLQAGARTFEVAENEEVEEIAEWLKLEAAGQIYTGHCTGERGFNIMKPILSDKLKSIYTGMEITL from the coding sequence ATGAAAATAACTGTTTTGACTGAAAATACCAAGCTAGAAAATTCTGATTTAATTGCAGAACATGGAATCTCACTATTTATTGAAAAAGATGGGTATAACATTCTTTTTGATACGGGTGGTCCTCAGGAAAGTGCAATAAAAAATGCATCAAGATTAGGCATTGATCTAGGGAAAGTGGACGCTGTAATTATTTCTCATGGACATGACGATCATACCGGAGGACTTCTAAAATTTTTCCAGATTAACGATAAAGCACCAGTTTACCTTAAAAAGGAAGCTTTAGGTTCTTATTATTCTAAACGTCCTGAAGGCGAAAAATACATTGGTATCGACAGCAAAATAGTAGAAAAATATACAGAAAGATTATATTTTATTGATAAAACTGTAGAAATAGCCAAGAATGTGTTTATAGTGCCTAATATTCATAAAAAATTCTCAGTTCCTTCCAGTAATTCTGTTTTATTTGAAAAAGTAAACGGAAAGTTAGTAAAAGATAATTTTAAACATGAATCATTTATGGTAATAAAAAATGACAATAAAATCATCGTTTTAACTGGCTGCGGGCACAGCGGGATCAAAAATATCATAAATACAGCTAAAGAAGCTTTCCCTGATAAAAAAATAGGCAATGTGATTGGAGGGTTCCATCTCCAGGCTGGAGCCCGTACATTTGAGGTGGCAGAAAATGAAGAAGTTGAAGAAATAGCAGAGTGGTTAAAATTGGAAGCTGCAGGACAAATTTACACGGGTCATTGTACTGGAGAACGTGGATTTAATATAATGAAACCAATTTTAAGCGATAAGTTAAAAAGCATTTATACTGGGATGGAAATTACTTTATAA
- a CDS encoding carboxymuconolactone decarboxylase family protein gives MEEQKPRPYRFTEAVSDELNDAFQNLAVQIMKDGALSSKEKSIIALACAVALKCEHCVKAHKKSALAAGASMEEILEAAAVAGQVRLGSGLTFASFLLDED, from the coding sequence ATGGAAGAACAGAAGCCAAGACCATATAGATTTACAGAAGCAGTAAGTGACGAATTGAACGATGCATTTCAAAATTTAGCCGTCCAAATAATGAAAGATGGAGCATTATCTTCAAAGGAAAAATCAATAATAGCACTGGCATGTGCAGTAGCTCTAAAATGCGAACACTGTGTAAAAGCCCATAAAAAAAGCGCTTTAGCCGCGGGTGCAAGCATGGAGGAGATTCTCGAAGCTGCCGCAGTTGCAGGTCAGGTCAGGCTTGGATCAGGTTTAACCTTTGCATCATTCCTTCTTGATGAAGATTAA
- a CDS encoding DUF1890 domain-containing protein, producing the protein MKKALILLGCPESPSQTPMAVYVTYKLKKMGYEVTTASTPSAMKLLEVGDPEELYIQNKVDIDSCIEKLDKGAFDLLVGFIHKDAAVSYFVTFYSILDTKSIAIVFEKDADKLAEFIDTVSESTDAEIVSARAYHNPTPLRVKFDKTIKKLEESNAL; encoded by the coding sequence ATGAAAAAAGCCTTGATATTATTAGGATGTCCTGAATCACCTTCTCAGACTCCCATGGCTGTTTATGTTACATATAAACTTAAAAAAATGGGATATGAAGTTACAACAGCAAGTACTCCTTCTGCAATGAAACTGCTGGAAGTGGGAGATCCTGAGGAGTTATATATTCAAAATAAAGTAGATATTGATTCATGTATTGAAAAACTGGACAAAGGTGCTTTTGATCTCCTTGTTGGGTTTATCCACAAAGATGCAGCTGTTTCATATTTTGTAACTTTTTATAGTATACTTGATACAAAATCTATAGCTATAGTTTTTGAAAAAGATGCAGATAAGCTTGCTGAATTTATAGATACTGTTTCAGAAAGTACAGATGCAGAAATTGTATCTGCAAGGGCTTACCACAATCCGACTCCACTCAGAGTGAAATTTGATAAAACCATCAAAAAGCTTGAAGAATCCAATGCTCTTTGA
- a CDS encoding class I SAM-dependent methyltransferase — MPENKIEVNRKNPSKTAETIAVVRMSESRKTEDERICHDQYAVHFVSQAVLDFAAHNPEKYKAFVAQNESLVPGASNSIVARVRFFDDIVKSSINEGLEQLVILGAGYDTRAYRIEGLDNVKVFEVDYPATQSIKIEKITEIFGSLPDHVTYVPMDLELDNFGRQLLESGYNKSLKTLFIMEGLLMYLSPEIVDEILSFIVHNSGKGSAIIFDYIPLSVVGGTCKLEAGQNWRNGVMAVGEPFLFGIKDGEIQSFLVQRGFKNIKNMASEDYKKAYFHGKNKNREVNSLSSFAYAVVE; from the coding sequence ATGCCCGAAAATAAAATTGAGGTAAATAGAAAAAACCCCAGTAAAACGGCTGAGACAATAGCTGTGGTAAGGATGAGTGAATCGAGAAAAACTGAAGATGAGCGCATTTGTCATGATCAGTATGCTGTTCACTTTGTCAGCCAGGCGGTGCTGGATTTTGCGGCTCATAATCCTGAGAAGTATAAAGCGTTCGTAGCTCAAAATGAAAGCTTAGTTCCAGGGGCCAGTAACTCAATTGTGGCTAGAGTTAGATTTTTTGATGATATTGTAAAGTCATCCATTAATGAAGGCCTTGAACAGCTTGTCATACTTGGAGCTGGATATGATACCCGAGCATACCGGATTGAAGGGTTGGATAATGTTAAAGTGTTCGAGGTAGACTATCCTGCCACCCAGAGTATAAAAATCGAGAAGATCACTGAGATTTTTGGTTCACTTCCTGATCATGTAACATATGTTCCAATGGACCTTGAATTGGATAATTTCGGCCGGCAGCTTCTGGAAAGTGGCTATAACAAGTCTCTGAAAACTCTTTTTATTATGGAAGGGCTTTTAATGTATCTCTCTCCTGAAATCGTGGACGAGATACTATCTTTCATAGTACATAATTCCGGCAAAGGCAGTGCCATAATTTTTGATTACATCCCACTATCTGTGGTTGGTGGTACATGTAAACTTGAAGCAGGACAGAACTGGCGAAATGGAGTTATGGCAGTTGGAGAGCCTTTTCTTTTTGGTATCAAAGATGGAGAAATTCAATCATTTCTAGTTCAAAGAGGATTCAAGAATATCAAGAATATGGCCAGCGAAGATTATAAAAAAGCCTATTTCCATGGGAAAAACAAGAATAGAGAGGTCAATAGTTTATCATCATTCGCCTATGCAGTGGTTGAATAG
- a CDS encoding DUF354 domain-containing protein, whose product MKVWIDLVNAPHVRFFKSIIDYLKNEGEEVFITTRKFGDIHKLLDLFEIEYTSVGKHGVTLSQKLEESTKRAYELSKLIAKEKPDVAVSKHSIELPRVAFGLGIPSVFVLDNEHAIAANKLTLSLCDKIIIPKAIDVWNVLKTGADPNSLIRYTGTSELTHFKDFKYNENIFDDLELNLKKEKTILMRTEPALASYLDADCKTSVLSPIVDALKDHANILVIPRFKEQQQIFENDPDVTLIEPPVDTFSLMKKCDLVIGAGGTMNREAVLLGTPVISCYPGKLLSVDKYYVDNGFMKRSTNVDEIIDIAFELLSDGRNVKEIKTEDLFNLVVDHIYRSANG is encoded by the coding sequence TTGAAAGTTTGGATTGATTTAGTAAATGCGCCGCATGTGAGATTTTTTAAGAGCATAATTGATTATTTGAAAAATGAAGGGGAAGAGGTGTTTATAACAACTCGTAAATTTGGAGATATACATAAACTCCTTGACCTTTTTGAAATAGAGTACACATCGGTTGGAAAACATGGAGTTACATTATCACAAAAACTTGAGGAAAGTACAAAAAGAGCTTATGAACTTTCAAAACTAATTGCAAAAGAAAAACCCGATGTGGCAGTATCAAAACACTCAATTGAGCTTCCAAGAGTTGCATTTGGTTTGGGAATACCAAGTGTTTTTGTTTTAGATAATGAACATGCTATCGCTGCAAATAAGCTTACATTATCCCTTTGTGATAAAATAATAATTCCTAAAGCGATTGATGTGTGGAATGTTCTTAAAACAGGCGCTGATCCAAACAGTTTAATCAGGTATACTGGTACCTCTGAGCTTACTCATTTTAAAGACTTTAAATATAATGAAAACATCTTCGATGATCTGGAATTAAATTTAAAGAAAGAAAAAACAATTTTAATGAGAACTGAACCTGCTCTTGCATCTTATTTGGATGCAGATTGTAAAACATCTGTTTTATCACCAATTGTGGATGCATTAAAAGACCATGCGAATATACTGGTGATCCCACGATTTAAAGAACAGCAGCAGATATTTGAAAACGATCCTGATGTCACTTTAATAGAACCTCCTGTAGATACCTTCAGCCTCATGAAAAAATGCGATCTTGTAATCGGCGCTGGGGGAACGATGAACAGGGAAGCTGTACTTTTAGGCACTCCGGTTATTTCATGTTATCCTGGAAAATTATTATCTGTGGATAAATATTATGTAGATAACGGCTTTATGAAGAGATCTACAAATGTAGACGAAATTATAGATATTGCATTTGAATTGTTATCGGATGGCCGGAACGTAAAAGAAATAAAAACAGAGGATCTATTTAATCTGGTTGTAGATCATATTTACAGGTCTGCAAATGGTTAA
- a CDS encoding ribose-phosphate diphosphokinase — MIIGGSASQKLAAKIAKELECPLIPIETKRFPDGERYVRIKGKVGEEVTVVQSTGYPQDENLIELFLILKNLKSMGVKKIKVVIPYFGYGRQERRFKSGEAVSAVIIANLLEAAGADEIFCINLHEDNIREFFQIPVHNLSAMKPIAEYIKNNLNDPVIVAPDKGALGFAKEIAEILGCEYDYLEKTRLSPEVVETKPKNLDVKGKEAVIIDDIISTGGTIVNATKILKEHGATKVVVSCVHPVLVEDALLKLFAADIDDVIATDTLRSDVSLISVAQIVADAVK; from the coding sequence ATGATTATAGGTGGATCCGCTTCACAAAAATTAGCTGCAAAGATCGCGAAAGAACTTGAATGTCCCTTAATTCCAATAGAAACCAAAAGATTCCCCGATGGCGAACGATATGTGCGTATAAAAGGAAAAGTGGGTGAAGAAGTAACTGTTGTCCAATCAACAGGTTATCCTCAGGATGAAAATTTAATAGAACTTTTTTTAATCCTTAAAAATTTAAAGAGTATGGGTGTTAAAAAAATAAAAGTTGTAATTCCTTATTTTGGATACGGAAGGCAAGAGAGACGCTTTAAAAGTGGAGAAGCCGTTTCAGCTGTTATAATTGCAAATTTACTTGAAGCTGCAGGTGCTGATGAAATATTCTGTATAAATTTACATGAAGACAATATCAGGGAGTTTTTCCAGATTCCAGTACATAATTTATCTGCAATGAAACCAATTGCAGAATATATCAAAAATAATTTAAATGATCCAGTGATTGTTGCACCAGATAAAGGTGCCCTTGGATTTGCAAAGGAAATTGCTGAAATTCTCGGTTGCGAATATGATTACCTTGAAAAAACAAGGTTATCCCCAGAAGTTGTAGAAACAAAACCAAAAAATCTTGATGTTAAAGGGAAGGAAGCTGTCATAATTGATGATATTATAAGTACAGGCGGTACAATAGTGAATGCCACAAAGATTTTAAAAGAACATGGAGCCACAAAGGTGGTTGTATCATGCGTTCACCCTGTACTGGTTGAAGATGCGCTGCTTAAACTATTTGCAGCAGATATTGATGATGTAATTGCTACTGATACTCTACGTTCAGATGTAAGTCTGATTTCTGTAGCTCAAATTGTCGCTGATGCAGTAAAATAA
- a CDS encoding pyridoxamine 5'-phosphate oxidase family protein codes for MDFKDCINFANETPVCYLATTEGDQPRVRALGFWFADESGFYFQIGGMKDMYGQLQANPKVEACFWQPDEATGKMMRVAGEIEFVDDPDLKKKVLEDRPFLKEFGMTFDSPGLIIFRIAKGEAYFWTMATNFEPKKFINFG; via the coding sequence ATGGATTTTAAAGACTGTATAAATTTTGCAAATGAAACACCTGTTTGCTACCTTGCAACAACTGAAGGCGATCAACCGAGAGTTAGGGCTCTTGGTTTCTGGTTTGCTGATGAAAGTGGATTTTACTTCCAGATCGGGGGCATGAAAGATATGTATGGACAGCTTCAAGCAAATCCTAAAGTGGAGGCATGTTTCTGGCAGCCAGACGAGGCGACAGGAAAAATGATGAGGGTAGCTGGTGAAATAGAATTTGTTGATGACCCAGATCTTAAGAAAAAGGTTTTGGAAGATAGGCCATTCCTTAAGGAGTTTGGTATGACATTTGACAGTCCTGGCCTTATAATTTTCCGTATTGCTAAAGGTGAAGCCTATTTCTGGACAATGGCAACCAATTTTGAGCCTAAAAAGTTCATTAATTTTGGTTAA
- the hypB gene encoding hydrogenase nickel incorporation protein HypB yields MHKIAEVEIQHDIMVANKKLAKRNQKIFDKAGVFAVDFLGAIGSGKTSLIEALIEKMDYKIGVIAGDVISRFDAGRIEKHDVPVVGLNTGKECHLDAHLVEHALHDLPLDDMELLFIENVGNLICPVDFDLGSHIRMVVISVSEGDDTAEKHPLIFKDADIVVINKVDIAEAVGADENKMANDVLELNPDAIVIKSSLKTGEGLDEIIQSIQKFMDEA; encoded by the coding sequence ATGCATAAAATAGCTGAAGTGGAAATACAACACGATATCATGGTTGCAAATAAGAAACTTGCCAAAAGAAATCAGAAAATATTCGATAAAGCAGGCGTATTTGCAGTTGACTTTTTAGGGGCAATAGGTTCTGGAAAGACATCACTTATAGAAGCGCTCATAGAAAAAATGGACTACAAAATAGGTGTCATAGCAGGTGACGTAATAAGCAGGTTTGACGCTGGAAGAATTGAAAAGCACGATGTACCTGTTGTAGGACTTAACACTGGAAAAGAATGCCATTTGGACGCCCATCTTGTAGAACATGCTCTTCATGACCTTCCACTTGATGATATGGAATTACTTTTCATAGAAAATGTTGGAAATCTCATCTGTCCCGTTGATTTTGACCTCGGTTCCCATATAAGGATGGTTGTAATAAGTGTAAGCGAAGGGGACGATACAGCCGAAAAACATCCTCTGATCTTTAAGGATGCGGATATTGTGGTTATTAATAAAGTAGATATTGCAGAAGCAGTCGGTGCTGACGAAAACAAAATGGCTAATGATGTTTTAGAGCTTAATCCTGATGCAATAGTCATAAAAAGCAGTCTCAAGACTGGTGAAGGGCTGGATGAGATTATACAAAGCATCCAGAAATTTATGGATGAAGCCTAA
- a CDS encoding SAM-dependent methyltransferase, whose amino-acid sequence MSENKVEVNRENPSKMAEGIAMQRFGESAKPEGERICYDPYAVHFISPEIIKFGMKHPKEAKEKVEQMEKLFPGLSSSIMARVRFFDDFTKKSIVEGIEQLVVIGAGYDTRAYRIEELKDIKVFEVDHPNTQSFKIQKIGDIFGSRPDHVVYVPVDFEKDTLGQKLFDNGYDPLKKTLFIMEGLIMYIPPKAVAETLLFIVKNSGNGSQVIFDYYPESVVDGTCKLEIGMNIRNHLIQLEEPLQFGIKEEKIEDFLTEFGFSGIQNVTSEDYKRAYFHGKNENRDVCELLYFAHAVVE is encoded by the coding sequence ATGTCTGAAAATAAAGTTGAAGTTAATAGGGAAAACCCAAGTAAAATGGCTGAAGGAATTGCAATGCAAAGATTTGGTGAATCAGCTAAGCCTGAAGGTGAAAGAATCTGTTATGATCCTTATGCTGTACATTTTATCAGTCCTGAGATAATAAAATTTGGGATGAAACATCCGAAAGAAGCCAAAGAAAAAGTAGAACAAATGGAAAAGCTCTTTCCAGGGCTTAGCAGCTCAATAATGGCTAGAGTTAGATTTTTTGATGATTTTACTAAAAAATCAATTGTTGAGGGAATTGAGCAGTTAGTTGTGATTGGTGCAGGATATGATACTAGAGCATATAGAATTGAGGAATTAAAGGATATAAAAGTGTTTGAAGTTGATCATCCTAACACTCAGAGTTTTAAAATTCAAAAGATTGGGGATATTTTTGGTTCTCGTCCTGATCATGTTGTTTATGTGCCTGTTGATTTTGAAAAGGATACTCTAGGTCAAAAATTATTTGATAATGGCTATGATCCTTTAAAAAAGACTTTATTTATTATGGAAGGACTTATAATGTACATTCCTCCTAAGGCTGTAGCTGAAACTCTTTTATTTATTGTAAAAAATTCAGGTAATGGTAGTCAGGTTATTTTTGATTATTATCCTGAATCAGTGGTTGATGGAACTTGTAAACTAGAAATAGGGATGAATATTAGAAACCATCTCATACAACTAGAAGAGCCACTCCAATTTGGAATTAAAGAGGAAAAAATTGAGGATTTTCTTACTGAATTCGGATTTTCAGGAATTCAAAATGTAACCAGTGAAGACTATAAAAGAGCGTATTTTCATGGTAAAAATGAAAACCGGGATGTTTGTGAACTTTTATACTTTGCACATGCTGTTGTTGAATAA
- a CDS encoding DUF1894 domain-containing protein yields MFCLETYLQESEDYKVLIARTGFKEAIEVIKENALEIIYVNPGDKVLGARIIGIPPISVGINEKKGTVLFPYTKPCHGTAVVEIPVGQEEIDNVKKLNIK; encoded by the coding sequence ATGTTCTGTCTTGAAACATATTTGCAAGAATCTGAAGATTATAAAGTATTAATAGCCAGAACAGGTTTTAAAGAAGCTATTGAAGTTATTAAAGAAAATGCTCTTGAAATAATCTACGTTAATCCTGGAGATAAGGTTTTAGGCGCTAGAATTATTGGAATACCTCCAATATCTGTAGGTATCAATGAAAAAAAAGGTACTGTGCTGTTTCCTTATACAAAACCTTGCCATGGAACTGCTGTAGTTGAAATACCTGTTGGTCAAGAAGAAATAGACAATGTAAAAAAGTTAAATATTAAATAA
- a CDS encoding class I SAM-dependent methyltransferase — protein sequence MAEEFIKFWAELSNRYDSSIDNIMGEKIRPKIQEKLNKEDNLGNLIELGCGTGYFTKTLADKSESIISTDISEEMLSIARENLKGFEFQVMDCQDCKFQEGTFDTVFMGLVLLFTEPEKALKESRRILKPGGLLIIADPDISFLSFYGNLKFRFKALVNYRKIPTTGHFLNQEKIVNMLDKTGFEVVSKEIIRDETDPNYVTVNYIKAVTLK from the coding sequence TTGGCGGAAGAATTCATTAAATTTTGGGCAGAATTATCAAATAGATACGATTCATCTATAGATAATATTATGGGAGAAAAAATAAGGCCAAAAATACAGGAAAAGTTAAATAAAGAAGATAATTTAGGAAATTTAATTGAACTTGGCTGTGGCACAGGTTATTTCACAAAAACACTAGCAGATAAATCAGAAAGTATTATTTCAACTGATATTTCAGAGGAAATGCTGTCAATTGCTAGAGAAAACCTGAAAGGATTTGAATTTCAGGTTATGGACTGTCAAGATTGTAAATTCCAGGAAGGAACATTTGATACTGTATTTATGGGTTTGGTTCTTCTCTTTACTGAACCCGAAAAAGCTCTTAAAGAGAGCCGCCGAATTTTAAAACCTGGAGGTTTACTTATAATAGCAGACCCTGACATTTCTTTTCTATCCTTTTATGGAAACTTAAAGTTCAGGTTTAAAGCACTTGTAAATTATCGTAAGATCCCAACTACTGGTCATTTTTTAAATCAAGAAAAGATAGTGAATATGCTGGATAAGACTGGATTTGAAGTGGTCAGCAAGGAAATTATTCGTGATGAAACGGACCCTAACTATGTTACAGTTAATTATATTAAAGCAGTAACCCTGAAATGA
- a CDS encoding TetR/AcrR family transcriptional regulator produces the protein MSLIARKELEKEQRRNDILNAAEKLFFSKGYENVSLKDIAKEVKLGRSTLYLYFENKEELFFAIVLRGTRILYKMINDEVKKGKSSFSKLAGFRNAYYNFAKEHPDYLKAYNYLLSGRFDLAGIEPSEYKLFPSSEGKLYSEYKKKFEEIYIRNLEKGIIPNFPIPKFTTSEYLNEILILRREMLNIFSSAVEQGKKEGIVRPDVNSVEVTVLQTLIANSIDNLPPDLKDLLESQNISQKEFLKDVGELMGNMISNRKNIRKTK, from the coding sequence ATGTCACTCATAGCCAGGAAAGAATTAGAAAAGGAACAGCGAAGAAATGATATATTAAACGCAGCAGAGAAATTATTCTTTTCTAAAGGTTATGAAAACGTTTCTTTAAAGGATATAGCTAAAGAAGTGAAATTAGGTAGATCTACGCTTTATTTATATTTTGAGAATAAAGAAGAATTATTTTTTGCAATTGTCCTTCGTGGAACCAGAATATTATATAAAATGATTAATGATGAAGTGAAGAAAGGAAAAAGCAGTTTTTCAAAACTTGCAGGATTTAGAAATGCTTATTATAACTTTGCTAAAGAACATCCGGATTATCTTAAAGCATATAATTATTTGCTGTCTGGAAGGTTTGATTTAGCGGGCATTGAGCCTTCAGAATATAAACTATTTCCTTCTTCTGAAGGTAAACTCTATTCTGAATATAAAAAGAAATTTGAAGAAATATATATAAGAAATTTAGAGAAAGGCATTATACCTAATTTTCCAATACCAAAATTCACAACCAGCGAATATTTAAATGAAATACTTATTTTGCGCCGGGAGATGTTGAATATTTTTAGTAGTGCAGTAGAACAAGGTAAAAAAGAAGGGATAGTTAGGCCTGATGTCAATTCTGTTGAAGTGACTGTTCTGCAAACTTTAATTGCAAATAGTATTGATAATTTACCTCCGGACCTTAAAGATTTACTTGAAAGTCAGAATATCAGTCAGAAAGAATTTTTAAAGGATGTTGGAGAGTTAATGGGTAATATGATTAGTAACAGAAAGAATATAAGGAAAACTAAATAA
- the hypA gene encoding hydrogenase maturation nickel metallochaperone HypA encodes MHELSMADAIVKTAIDVAEKNDAQEITEVTIEVGRLAMLNPEQLKFMIEVLSEDTLLEKAEVIVNEIPIEIKCRSCDFEGLAVSDDSDHYVPIVTCPECEERNVEIIKGRECNVKTIKIEKEDEDA; translated from the coding sequence ATGCATGAACTTTCAATGGCTGATGCTATAGTAAAGACTGCAATTGATGTTGCAGAAAAAAATGACGCTCAGGAGATCACTGAAGTAACCATAGAAGTTGGAAGACTTGCCATGCTTAATCCAGAACAGCTTAAGTTCATGATTGAAGTGTTAAGTGAAGATACTCTTCTTGAGAAAGCTGAAGTTATAGTTAATGAAATTCCGATTGAGATAAAATGCAGGTCCTGTGACTTTGAAGGGCTGGCCGTTTCAGATGATTCAGATCATTATGTACCAATTGTTACCTGTCCTGAATGTGAAGAACGAAATGTTGAAATAATTAAAGGAAGAGAATGTAACGTTAAAACTATTAAAATAGAGAAGGAGGATGAAGATGCATAA
- a CDS encoding P-loop NTPase family protein: MENHKVISSKDNDDFVVTDSFLKLCAKFKKLKRSRGRIILVTGSPGTGKSSNIYKALKELNLNYYEPVLFLDNTKKSSLVIFKELMGGIKKDFRVKTKEEMVNKFSKYDAVLIADKIMDSESLNQKKIGLGEWIKNKGLKSIPFYFILFFEYVINKINLNKMNLIVHTTWTFEVKGVKYDLITDFSVLSKIISLILKIFFEVVEISYSESDTVKIVKNHFRDIDDEKIQYYIKKYGNKPRYILDDLENKTVSRKDLKNPEPAKTISKSGK; encoded by the coding sequence ATGGAAAATCATAAAGTAATTTCTTCAAAAGACAATGACGATTTTGTAGTAACTGATTCATTTTTAAAGCTATGTGCTAAATTTAAAAAGTTGAAACGTAGTCGGGGAAGAATTATTCTAGTTACAGGTTCTCCAGGAACAGGTAAATCATCTAATATTTATAAAGCTTTAAAAGAACTTAATTTAAATTATTATGAGCCCGTTTTATTTTTAGATAACACCAAAAAAAGCTCATTAGTAATTTTTAAAGAACTTATGGGTGGAATAAAAAAAGATTTTAGAGTTAAAACAAAAGAAGAAATGGTTAATAAATTCTCAAAGTATGATGCTGTATTAATTGCAGATAAAATAATGGATTCTGAATCTTTAAATCAAAAAAAAATCGGATTAGGAGAATGGATAAAAAATAAGGGTTTAAAATCGATCCCCTTTTATTTTATTCTGTTTTTTGAATACGTAATAAACAAAATAAATTTAAATAAAATGAACCTAATTGTACACACAACATGGACTTTTGAAGTAAAAGGAGTTAAATACGATTTAATAACGGATTTTAGTGTTTTATCTAAGATAATTTCTTTAATTTTAAAGATTTTTTTTGAAGTGGTTGAAATATCCTATTCTGAAAGTGATACAGTTAAAATAGTAAAAAATCATTTTAGAGATATTGATGATGAAAAAATCCAGTATTATATTAAAAAATACGGAAATAAACCCAGATATATATTAGATGATTTGGAAAATAAAACGGTGAGTCGTAAAGACTTAAAAAACCCAGAGCCCGCAAAAACGATCAGTAAATCTGGAAAATAA